From one Verrucomicrobiota bacterium genomic stretch:
- a CDS encoding ankyrin repeat domain-containing protein codes for MDKRYLASFLLLGSLNVSNANNASVLTPSVAIPQISTWDSDQKRAARFWYSGTEYAIDQLDNLLNTVVGAKGNAPNTKVLVGFRLPAIILAACSSLPDALDSILKNTNASVTAETILRYNAAHAAAINSAKCLQLIVDDGRIDINRRTMNGESPLFFAAKYYGESWLLNSTNNDNPLRILLKAKNINLNSEDYLGRTIFHIAVMKGEVTVVEVVLSPNFAPISDSGQTLTTECPSCGSVLECDDCHKTAAEIAGADTRYKLDLTKPDAYNYAAIDYIWRIADGAKRLAVMTAIENAATKNEKVKDLTFTVSKADCDTIKKQYEEVKTLVTGASAAELSAATEIGDCLSAINTAANSATEAVPTSVTEGGLKGPCTTSEGWTMAKTVAESRVTIQENIAKIRDFMSVDAQRITQEQEDAFIKLRIALLDIESAIAHL; via the coding sequence ATGGATAAACGTTATTTAGCGTCATTTTTACTATTGGGATCTCTCAATGTCTCAAATGCAAACAACGCCAGCGTACTAACACCAAGTGTCGCCATTCCACAAATCAGCACGTGGGATAGTGATCAAAAGAGAGCGGCGCGTTTCTGGTACAGCGGCACGGAATATGCCATCGATCAACTCGATAATTTGCTCAATACTGTAGTCGGAGCAAAGGGCAATGCCCCTAACACGAAGGTACTTGTTGGATTTCGGCTTCCGGCGATCATTTTGGCGGCTTGCAGTAGTTTGCCTGATGCACTGGATTCGATCTTAAAGAACACAAATGCGAGCGTCACGGCGGAAACGATTTTACGCTATAATGCGGCGCACGCGGCGGCGATCAATTCGGCGAAGTGTTTGCAATTAATTGTCGACGATGGCCGTATCGACATCAACCGCCGTACGATGAATGGCGAATCGCCATTGTTCTTTGCGGCGAAGTACTATGGCGAAAGCTGGCTTCTGAATTCAACGAATAACGACAACCCTTTGCGCATATTATTAAAGGCAAAGAATATCAATCTCAACTCGGAAGACTATCTGGGGCGGACGATTTTTCACATCGCAGTAATGAAAGGCGAGGTAACTGTTGTCGAAGTTGTTCTATCACCGAATTTCGCTCCAATTTCAGACAGCGGGCAAACACTCACAACGGAATGTCCTAGTTGTGGTAGTGTCCTTGAATGTGATGATTGCCATAAGACAGCGGCAGAGATTGCCGGTGCAGATACGCGTTACAAGCTCGACCTCACGAAACCCGACGCCTACAACTATGCCGCAATTGATTACATTTGGCGGATTGCCGATGGCGCAAAGCGTTTAGCCGTGATGACTGCCATTGAAAATGCTGCCACAAAAAACGAGAAAGTGAAAGACCTAACATTTACTGTATCGAAAGCGGACTGTGACACCATTAAGAAACAGTACGAAGAAGTGAAAACGCTCGTGACCGGAGCCAGTGCAGCAGAGCTCAGTGCAGCTACAGAGATTGGTGACTGTCTTTCTGCGATCAATACGGCAGCGAATTCGGCGACGGAAGCTGTCCCCACAAGTGTTACCGAAGGGGGGCTTAAAGGACCATGTACCACTTCCGAAGGTTGGACAATGGCCAAGACTGTAGCAGAATCTCGTGTTACGATCCAAGAAAACATCGCAAAAATCCGCGATTTCATGAGTGTCGATGCACAACGCATTACACAAGAACAAGAAGACGCCTTCATCAAACTTAGAATTGCACTCCTCGATATCGAAAGCGCAATCGCACATCTTTAG
- a CDS encoding ankyrin repeat domain-containing protein — protein sequence MKKLITIGGVILGLAAYTQASVPCFKSWNDRRLLDARIAIGKTVYKVTDLMGDQSETLKNLFAKSTDANSMVYFGYYLPIALFAAASNSVKSGTDSKTYLQLLLEGTNDMIIPFETSLGWTALHEAALNSDENKMTNIMLLQQDNRLDINRKNREGDTALMVAIKAGNYVAARKIIELYGEELDLESTNKRGETPALLVKIIEHKNTVNNITNDTKFTELQNAFNTVREPIMSGN from the coding sequence ATGAAAAAACTGATAACAATCGGTGGGGTGATATTGGGTCTTGCCGCATACACACAGGCAAGTGTTCCCTGCTTTAAAAGTTGGAATGATCGTCGACTTTTAGATGCACGGATCGCAATCGGTAAAACGGTTTACAAGGTCACGGATTTGATGGGCGACCAGTCTGAAACTTTAAAAAACTTATTCGCGAAAAGCACGGATGCGAATTCGATGGTTTACTTTGGATATTATTTACCAATTGCGCTCTTTGCGGCTGCAAGCAATAGTGTTAAGTCGGGCACCGATTCGAAAACCTACCTACAACTTTTATTGGAGGGAACGAATGATATGATCATTCCATTTGAGACTTCTCTGGGCTGGACAGCGTTGCATGAAGCAGCTCTTAATTCTGATGAAAATAAGATGACAAATATTATGCTCCTGCAGCAGGATAATCGTCTTGATATTAACCGAAAAAATCGGGAGGGCGATACAGCACTCATGGTCGCCATTAAGGCGGGGAATTACGTTGCTGCTCGAAAGATTATCGAACTTTATGGGGAAGAGCTCGACCTTGAATCGACTAACAAACGCGGCGAGACACCAGCGTTATTGGTCAAAATTATAGAACATAAAAATACGGTCAATAACATTACCAATGACACCAAATTTACAGAGTTGCAGAATGCATTTAACACGGTACGAGAGCCGATCATGTCAGGAAATTAA